Proteins encoded together in one Novipirellula caenicola window:
- a CDS encoding Re/Si-specific NAD(P)(+) transhydrogenase subunit alpha — protein sequence MRIGVPKETWPGELRTALVPANAKKLIRSGFEIVAETGLGLGSGFSDDAYTEAGVTIQSDRQSVLADADVILRVRKPDVNEISGLRRGVIHISFLDPFNERSLVDSLAAAGVTAISMEMIPRSTRAQKMDALSSQANLAGYVTVIQAAYHSTKAFPMMMTPSGTIRPCRVFVIGVGVAGLQAIATAKRLGARVEAFDTRPVTAEQVRSLGAKFVEIDLGEVGQTEQGYAKALTEEQIALQKEGQKKVIAESDVVITTAQLFGRPAPVIVTRDMIEAMQPGSVVVDMAVESGGNVEGSVLDAVTEIGGVKVIGQGNLPSKVSRNASDMYSNNLLNLIEEFYDSESKQLVLDPEDEIIQAAVITRDGEIVNETIRNLNK from the coding sequence ATGCGAATCGGAGTGCCCAAGGAAACTTGGCCGGGTGAATTGCGAACTGCGTTGGTGCCCGCCAATGCGAAGAAGCTGATCCGCAGCGGTTTTGAAATCGTGGCCGAGACCGGACTGGGGTTGGGTTCGGGATTCAGCGACGATGCCTACACCGAGGCAGGTGTGACGATTCAATCGGATCGGCAATCGGTGTTGGCCGACGCGGATGTGATTCTGCGAGTCCGTAAACCCGACGTTAACGAGATCAGCGGACTGCGGCGTGGTGTGATCCACATCAGTTTTCTTGATCCGTTTAACGAACGATCCTTGGTCGATTCGTTGGCGGCTGCGGGAGTGACCGCGATCTCGATGGAGATGATCCCGCGAAGTACACGGGCTCAGAAAATGGACGCGCTCTCCTCACAAGCCAACTTGGCTGGCTACGTCACCGTGATCCAAGCGGCGTATCACAGTACCAAAGCGTTTCCGATGATGATGACTCCCTCGGGGACGATTCGTCCTTGCCGCGTGTTTGTGATCGGCGTAGGCGTCGCGGGACTACAAGCGATTGCAACGGCGAAGCGACTTGGGGCTCGCGTCGAGGCCTTTGACACGCGTCCGGTGACGGCCGAACAAGTGCGTTCGTTGGGGGCGAAGTTTGTCGAGATCGATCTAGGCGAAGTCGGGCAAACCGAACAGGGCTACGCCAAAGCATTGACCGAAGAACAGATTGCGTTGCAAAAAGAAGGGCAAAAGAAAGTGATTGCCGAATCGGATGTCGTCATCACCACGGCGCAGTTGTTCGGCCGGCCTGCCCCAGTCATCGTCACTCGCGATATGATCGAAGCGATGCAGCCCGGCAGTGTGGTCGTCGATATGGCGGTCGAAAGCGGCGGCAACGTCGAAGGGTCGGTGCTCGATGCGGTCACCGAAATTGGCGGTGTCAAGGTGATCGGGCAAGGCAATTTGCCATCGAAGGTCAGCCGCAACGCCAGCGACATGTACTCCAATAATCTGCTGAACCTGATCGAAGAGTTCTACGATAGTGAGAGCAAACAATTGGTGCTCGATCCCGAGGACGAAATCATCCAAGCGGCGGTGATTACCCGCGACGGTGAAATTGTCAACGAAACCATCCGAAACCTGAACAAGTAA
- a CDS encoding NAD(P) transhydrogenase subunit alpha: MTMEAVYLGFVLMLSIFLGFELISKVPATLHTPLMSGANAISGITVVGAITSAGAGLSDWATVLGAIAVFFAMVNVVGGYMVTDRMLGMFKKKEAPVKDQV, encoded by the coding sequence ATGACGATGGAAGCGGTCTACCTTGGCTTCGTTTTGATGCTTTCGATTTTCTTGGGCTTTGAATTGATTTCCAAAGTACCGGCGACGCTGCACACGCCGTTGATGTCCGGGGCGAATGCGATCTCGGGGATTACCGTGGTCGGCGCGATCACGTCGGCCGGCGCTGGATTGAGTGATTGGGCCACGGTGTTGGGAGCGATCGCCGTCTTTTTTGCTATGGTCAACGTCGTTGGCGGCTACATGGTGACGGATCGCATGCTCGGCATGTTCAAGAAAAAAGAAGCTCCTGTCAAAGACCAAGTTTGA
- a CDS encoding NADPH-dependent assimilatory sulfite reductase hemoprotein subunit produces MSTDAPKLSANEAIKEESQFLKGTIDVELTEDTDQFNKDNQQLLKFHGTYQQDDRDARLAAKKTGGGKEYSMMVRCRIPGGRITSDQMLAQLDLCDELGNSTLKITTRQTLQLHGIVKGNLRKAIHRINEIQLSTLAACGDVNRNVVCCPAKRDNAVYRDLHTLTDSLVVALAPQTPAYHELWVTDPETGESTLEGGGSGEVVEPLYGPTYLPRKFKIGIALPHDNCIDIYTQDLGFLAVIRDDKVIGYNVLVGGGMGTTPSAKKTFPALAKRMAFCTPEQAVEVAVAVVKVQRDFGNREDRKVARMKYLIADWGIEKFRSKVEEYFGEPLQDCTEDDVHEVDDHMGWQEQGDGKWSYGLNIENGRLYDNENHQLKATIRAVCNEFKTELRMTTNQSIIFTDIEEGDKDKLIALIKKHNAPLTEDISMVRRWSIACVALPTCGLAITESERRLPSIIDSIEQPLAKLGLDKERFTLRMTGCPNGCARPYNADLALVGKAKDKYTLFVGGGWVGDRLGYIYKDLVKDADVADELVGIFSAYKTNRLEGESLGTFCTRVGRDDLEVLAAAAPRP; encoded by the coding sequence ATGTCTACCGACGCTCCCAAATTAAGCGCAAACGAAGCAATCAAAGAGGAAAGCCAATTCCTGAAAGGCACGATCGACGTCGAGTTGACCGAGGACACGGACCAGTTCAATAAAGACAATCAACAGCTGCTGAAGTTCCACGGCACCTACCAGCAAGACGACCGCGATGCTCGCTTGGCCGCCAAAAAGACCGGCGGCGGCAAAGAGTATTCGATGATGGTTCGCTGCCGCATTCCGGGTGGCCGCATCACGTCGGACCAAATGCTCGCTCAATTGGACCTATGTGACGAACTCGGCAATTCGACGCTCAAGATCACCACGCGGCAAACGCTTCAGCTGCACGGGATTGTCAAAGGCAACCTTCGCAAGGCGATTCACCGCATCAACGAAATCCAACTGTCGACGTTGGCGGCATGTGGCGACGTCAACCGTAACGTCGTTTGCTGTCCCGCTAAACGTGACAACGCGGTATATCGCGACCTGCATACGCTGACCGATTCACTGGTGGTGGCCCTTGCACCACAAACCCCGGCTTATCACGAATTGTGGGTGACCGATCCTGAAACGGGTGAGTCGACACTCGAAGGGGGCGGCAGCGGCGAAGTCGTCGAACCGCTTTACGGACCAACGTACTTGCCGCGTAAATTCAAAATCGGCATTGCGTTGCCTCATGACAATTGCATCGACATCTACACCCAGGACCTTGGGTTCTTGGCGGTCATTCGTGACGACAAGGTCATCGGATACAACGTGTTGGTCGGCGGCGGCATGGGAACGACCCCATCGGCCAAAAAGACCTTCCCCGCACTCGCCAAACGGATGGCGTTCTGCACTCCGGAACAAGCGGTCGAGGTGGCCGTCGCGGTCGTGAAGGTGCAACGTGACTTTGGTAATCGCGAAGACCGAAAAGTCGCCCGGATGAAATACTTGATCGCCGATTGGGGCATCGAAAAGTTCCGCAGCAAAGTCGAAGAGTATTTCGGCGAACCGCTGCAAGATTGCACCGAAGACGACGTGCATGAAGTCGATGACCACATGGGGTGGCAAGAACAAGGTGACGGCAAATGGTCGTACGGGTTGAACATCGAAAATGGCCGCTTGTACGACAACGAAAACCATCAACTCAAAGCGACGATCCGCGCGGTATGCAACGAGTTCAAAACCGAACTTCGCATGACCACCAATCAAAGCATCATCTTCACCGATATCGAAGAAGGTGATAAAGACAAGTTGATCGCGTTGATCAAAAAGCATAACGCACCGCTCACCGAAGACATCAGCATGGTGCGTCGTTGGTCCATCGCTTGTGTGGCGCTGCCCACCTGCGGTTTGGCGATCACCGAGAGCGAGCGACGGCTGCCTAGCATCATCGATTCGATCGAACAGCCATTGGCCAAACTTGGGTTGGACAAAGAGCGATTCACGCTGCGAATGACCGGGTGCCCCAACGGCTGTGCCCGGCCTTACAACGCTGACTTGGCATTGGTCGGTAAGGCCAAGGACAAGTACACGTTGTTTGTCGGTGGTGGCTGGGTCGGCGACCGACTGGGCTACATCTACAAGGACTTGGTGAAGGACGCCGATGTCGCCGATGAGTTGGTCGGAATCTTCTCGGCTTACAAAACGAATCGCCTCGAGGGTGAATCACTCGGGACATTCTGTACCCGCGTCGGCCGCGATGATTTGGAAGTGCTCGCCGCGGCGGCTCCTCGCCCGTAG
- a CDS encoding substrate-binding domain-containing protein, giving the protein MLLLLGCGSSKENPSAGAGSETKPAATKGSGRFPLEAGKYTVLGILTDNQDNSKAKENAETTLLTHPDVGCLVGVWNINTPMILAALRSSDAVGSVKVVGFDEHQETLAGIREGSVVGTIVQQPYDFGYRSTQWLTMLAKDKPVDVPESGLIYIPHDTITSENVQAFADRIEAIKAGKGPMLSPESDLDGSGVHVAFITNSIDPFWTLAEFGCKKAAEQFGCKVDVQMPATGSIEEQKRYLETNAANKLDGVAISPIDPANQVGMINAACESMTVICQDSDAPSSKREFYLGTSNYMAGRAAGKLIKDALPDGGEVMMFVGKMEVLNAQERSQGIIDELSGKPVPEIFLQ; this is encoded by the coding sequence ATGTTGCTTTTGCTGGGATGCGGTTCATCCAAGGAAAATCCGTCCGCTGGCGCTGGCTCGGAAACAAAGCCGGCTGCAACCAAAGGCTCGGGACGATTTCCGCTGGAAGCAGGGAAGTACACCGTTTTGGGGATCCTGACTGACAACCAAGACAACAGCAAAGCGAAAGAGAACGCCGAAACGACGCTGCTGACACACCCGGATGTCGGCTGTTTGGTCGGGGTGTGGAATATCAATACGCCGATGATCTTGGCGGCGCTGCGCAGCAGCGATGCGGTCGGCAGCGTCAAAGTGGTCGGCTTTGACGAGCATCAAGAAACGCTGGCTGGCATTCGCGAAGGCAGCGTGGTGGGGACCATCGTCCAGCAGCCATACGATTTTGGTTATCGCAGTACGCAGTGGTTGACGATGCTTGCCAAAGACAAGCCGGTCGACGTGCCCGAATCGGGACTAATCTACATCCCGCACGATACCATCACTTCGGAAAACGTTCAGGCATTCGCGGATCGGATTGAGGCGATCAAGGCTGGAAAAGGACCCATGTTGTCGCCCGAATCGGATCTGGACGGCTCCGGCGTGCATGTGGCATTCATCACCAACAGCATTGATCCATTCTGGACGTTGGCCGAATTCGGATGCAAAAAGGCTGCCGAACAATTCGGCTGTAAGGTCGACGTGCAGATGCCGGCAACCGGTTCGATCGAAGAGCAAAAACGCTACCTCGAAACCAATGCCGCAAACAAGCTGGACGGCGTCGCCATCAGCCCGATCGATCCCGCCAACCAAGTGGGCATGATCAACGCGGCGTGTGAATCGATGACGGTGATCTGCCAGGACAGCGACGCCCCGTCGTCAAAACGTGAATTTTATCTTGGCACCAGCAACTACATGGCTGGCCGAGCCGCCGGCAAGTTGATCAAAGACGCGTTGCCCGACGGAGGCGAAGTGATGATGTTCGTCGGCAAAATGGAGGTGCTGAACGCTCAAGAGCGAAGCCAAGGGATCATCGACGAATTGTCCGGCAAACCCGTGCCGGAGATCTTCCTGCAGTAG
- a CDS encoding NAD(P)(+) transhydrogenase (Re/Si-specific) subunit beta: MSAELIGAVYIFAAILFIFGLKLLSSPATAVRGNLISSFAMLVAVLVTLASNEIIDYRWIAVAAVAGAIVGAVAARRVAMTGMPEMVALFNGSGGIASLLVGWAALYMSDSAHISTVVDTPDAPAVSAFTMITILISILIGGVTFSGSLVAWGKLSEAISSAAVSLPGQRFLSLFNLIALLACSVLVFVQPAWTLPLVIAVIVLSLILGVMAVMPIGGADMPVVISLLNSYSGLAACAAGLAIDNSILIVAGSLVGAAGIILTNIMCKAMNRSLSNVLFSGFTATTQATKVEGEVKPISADDAYLILEAASSVVMVPGYGMAVAQAQHVVRELGELLEANGAEVSYAIHPVAGRMPGHMNVLLAEANVPYDQLVEMEDINRRIENVDVAVVIGANDVVNPAAREDENSPIYGMPIINVDHARTVFVLKRSMASGFSGVDNPLFFGQNTRMLFGDAKQSLSAVIAQFKN, from the coding sequence ATGAGTGCGGAACTAATCGGCGCTGTTTATATCTTCGCCGCCATCTTGTTTATTTTCGGTTTGAAGTTGCTCAGCTCGCCTGCGACGGCGGTACGAGGCAACTTGATTTCCTCGTTTGCGATGCTGGTGGCCGTCCTTGTCACGCTGGCGTCCAACGAGATCATTGATTATCGCTGGATCGCAGTGGCTGCCGTGGCAGGTGCGATCGTCGGGGCGGTCGCCGCGCGACGCGTCGCGATGACCGGGATGCCGGAAATGGTGGCACTGTTTAACGGATCGGGCGGGATCGCCAGTCTATTGGTCGGTTGGGCGGCACTTTACATGAGTGATAGCGCGCATATTTCGACCGTGGTTGATACCCCAGACGCGCCCGCGGTTTCGGCGTTCACGATGATCACGATTTTGATTTCCATTCTGATCGGCGGCGTCACGTTTTCTGGAAGCTTGGTGGCTTGGGGGAAATTGTCCGAGGCGATCAGCAGTGCGGCTGTTTCGCTGCCAGGCCAACGTTTCCTCAGTTTGTTTAACCTCATTGCCCTGTTGGCGTGCAGCGTGCTTGTGTTTGTCCAACCCGCATGGACGCTGCCATTGGTCATCGCGGTGATCGTGTTGTCGTTGATCTTGGGAGTGATGGCCGTGATGCCGATCGGCGGTGCCGACATGCCCGTGGTGATCTCGCTACTCAATAGCTACTCGGGCTTGGCCGCTTGTGCCGCAGGGCTTGCGATCGACAATTCGATTTTGATCGTGGCCGGTTCGTTGGTCGGGGCCGCCGGCATCATTTTGACGAACATCATGTGCAAGGCGATGAATCGCTCGCTTAGCAACGTGCTGTTTTCTGGCTTTACCGCGACCACGCAAGCGACCAAGGTCGAAGGCGAGGTCAAACCGATCTCTGCCGATGATGCCTACCTGATCCTCGAAGCCGCATCGTCGGTCGTGATGGTGCCGGGCTACGGCATGGCGGTCGCGCAAGCCCAACATGTGGTACGGGAATTGGGAGAATTGCTCGAAGCCAATGGGGCCGAAGTCAGTTACGCGATCCATCCCGTCGCCGGCCGCATGCCTGGTCACATGAACGTTTTGCTCGCCGAAGCCAATGTGCCTTATGACCAATTGGTCGAGATGGAAGACATCAATCGGCGGATCGAAAACGTCGATGTCGCGGTCGTGATCGGAGCGAACGACGTCGTCAATCCGGCCGCTCGCGAGGACGAGAATAGCCCGATCTATGGAATGCCGATCATCAATGTCGATCATGCACGTACCGTCTTTGTGCTGAAGCGTTCGATGGCGTCCGGGTTTTCCGGAGTCGATAACCCGCTGTTCTTTGGCCAAAACACGCGGATGCTTTTCGGCGATGCCAAGCAGTCCTTGTCCGCCGTGATTGCACAGTTCAAAAACTGA
- a CDS encoding putative motility protein codes for MSSIHPAVASVLNARNDATQQQVQMAVVAKGLDVQEQTGDAINAMLEQAKQVQTQIANGRLDVRV; via the coding sequence ATGTCATCGATTCATCCTGCCGTTGCAAGTGTGCTAAACGCACGTAACGATGCGACGCAGCAGCAAGTGCAGATGGCTGTGGTCGCCAAAGGCTTGGACGTCCAGGAACAAACCGGCGACGCGATCAACGCGATGCTCGAGCAAGCCAAGCAGGTACAAACCCAAATCGCCAACGGACGTCTCGACGTCCGTGTCTAA
- a CDS encoding ABC transporter substrate-binding protein codes for MISSHPSTMLRSVFILIGCVMISGCGISDSSTNPSPPPISGGDALQSAAVQLNWFPESEHGGLYQAVADGTFQAHGLDVTIRPGGRQSPVAPELVMGRVQFAMANADDVVLFRNQGADIVAVLATMQNHPRCILVREDSGVKTFEDLAGKTLQRQGGRAFLEFMRSKGLLDQVKEVPYHGSVSSLVTDKDVAIQAYSFAEPLLAEQQGVKVRKLMLSDLGWNPYSSVLITTGDMVRKQPDLVQSFVDATREGWQHYLDDPTLGNQAILKANQHGMTIEALQFGHQELKTLALPDDMPPESLGEMTDARWQTLVAQMVELDLVDGDKVRASDCYTTQFTESAEKMPDTVSVE; via the coding sequence ATGATCTCGAGCCACCCGTCCACGATGCTGCGGTCTGTATTCATCCTCATCGGCTGTGTCATGATCAGCGGTTGTGGAATCTCGGATTCATCGACAAATCCTTCGCCACCGCCGATCTCCGGCGGCGATGCTTTGCAGTCCGCGGCAGTTCAGCTGAATTGGTTTCCTGAATCCGAGCATGGTGGTTTGTATCAAGCTGTAGCCGATGGAACGTTCCAAGCACACGGCTTGGATGTAACGATCCGGCCTGGCGGGCGACAAAGCCCGGTGGCGCCGGAATTGGTGATGGGACGCGTCCAATTTGCGATGGCCAACGCCGACGATGTGGTGCTGTTTCGTAATCAAGGGGCCGACATCGTCGCGGTGCTCGCCACGATGCAGAATCATCCCCGCTGTATCTTGGTTCGCGAAGACAGCGGCGTGAAGACGTTCGAGGACCTCGCGGGTAAAACGCTGCAGCGGCAAGGGGGCCGCGCGTTCCTCGAATTCATGCGTTCCAAGGGATTGTTGGATCAAGTCAAAGAGGTGCCTTATCACGGCAGCGTCTCGTCGCTGGTGACGGACAAGGATGTCGCGATCCAGGCCTACTCGTTCGCCGAACCGCTGCTAGCGGAACAACAAGGCGTCAAGGTGCGCAAGTTAATGCTCAGCGATCTTGGCTGGAATCCGTACTCAAGCGTGTTGATCACGACCGGCGACATGGTTCGCAAGCAACCCGACTTGGTCCAATCGTTTGTCGATGCGACACGTGAAGGTTGGCAGCACTACTTGGACGATCCCACGCTGGGCAACCAGGCGATCTTGAAAGCGAACCAGCATGGGATGACCATCGAAGCGTTGCAATTTGGGCATCAAGAACTCAAAACGCTCGCCCTGCCCGATGACATGCCGCCGGAATCGCTCGGGGAAATGACCGACGCGCGTTGGCAAACCTTGGTCGCTCAAATGGTCGAGCTTGACCTCGTCGACGGCGACAAAGTCCGCGCCTCCGACTGCTACACCACTCAATTTACCGAAAGTGCCGAAAAGATGCCGGACACCGTTTCGGTAGAGTAG
- a CDS encoding ABC transporter permease, which yields MNPQTWKSVAFSVVSVLAGALALLAMWTGVIWYFELPPILLPSPSQVLSTAIQERQSLLRGTYVTGLAATVGLVSAVIIGCVISIAFSQSRSIRKAFFPYVVFLQTVPIVAIAPLLITWSGYQFRTVVIVTVIVCLFPIVNSVTEGLLAIQTDLNDMFRLYGASRTQRLLKLQLPTSVPYLMLGTKTSSGLAVIGAIVAEFFVGNGSNYDGLGTLMTGWQGFQRTDALIAAIFASTVLGLVLFAVVNLLAATVFTRWTSTDRKR from the coding sequence ATGAACCCTCAAACCTGGAAATCGGTTGCCTTCAGTGTCGTTTCGGTTCTCGCGGGGGCCCTAGCGTTGTTGGCGATGTGGACGGGGGTGATCTGGTATTTCGAATTACCGCCCATCCTGCTGCCTTCGCCAAGCCAAGTGCTCTCGACCGCGATTCAGGAACGTCAATCGCTGCTTCGCGGCACCTATGTCACCGGACTTGCCGCCACCGTAGGGCTGGTTTCCGCGGTCATCATTGGATGCGTGATCTCGATTGCCTTCAGCCAATCGCGGTCGATTCGCAAAGCCTTTTTCCCTTATGTCGTCTTTTTGCAAACCGTTCCGATCGTGGCAATTGCACCGCTATTGATCACGTGGAGCGGTTATCAATTTCGCACCGTCGTGATCGTGACGGTGATCGTTTGTTTGTTTCCGATCGTCAACAGCGTCACCGAGGGACTGCTGGCGATCCAAACGGACCTCAACGACATGTTTCGCTTGTATGGGGCGTCGCGAACGCAGCGGTTGTTGAAGCTGCAATTGCCCACATCGGTTCCCTATTTGATGCTGGGGACAAAGACGAGCAGCGGGTTGGCGGTGATCGGCGCGATCGTCGCCGAGTTTTTTGTCGGCAATGGATCGAACTACGACGGGCTGGGAACGTTGATGACCGGTTGGCAAGGGTTTCAGCGAACCGATGCACTGATCGCCGCGATTTTTGCCTCGACCGTTTTGGGATTGGTATTGTTCGCCGTCGTCAACCTGCTCGCCGCGACGGTGTTCACTCGTTGGACATCGACCGATCGCAAAAGGTAA
- a CDS encoding protein kinase family protein → MSKVSTKNPIASAPRPAHSRGSILGIWRLGKIIHQGETAELSYAQPADATGSPRWDYVVRRGIGENTLESLRQIQQFTACTHEVFHPNLIAVLDASDSGTSPFLVMPRLDALTMHEHLNQQPRKPLPVGLWLVRQVAQALEALHASGWVHGDVKPMNVMVGATGHVTLIDLGFAERVHCSPKRLFRGTPEYAAPETMSDKMVALPASDIFSLGRILWQWLTRVEAASDLLLSPVAELVETMISPRPNDRPTAAHVTRQLLRLEIESLGCHIEPEKRRRAA, encoded by the coding sequence ATGTCCAAAGTTTCAACGAAAAATCCGATTGCTTCCGCTCCCCGCCCCGCCCATTCGCGTGGATCGATCTTAGGAATTTGGCGTCTTGGAAAGATCATCCACCAAGGTGAAACCGCCGAATTGTCGTACGCTCAACCAGCCGATGCGACCGGCAGCCCTCGCTGGGATTATGTCGTGCGACGAGGGATTGGCGAAAACACACTCGAATCGCTTCGGCAAATCCAGCAATTCACCGCCTGCACCCACGAGGTGTTCCATCCGAATTTGATCGCCGTGTTGGACGCTTCCGATTCCGGCACGTCGCCCTTTTTGGTGATGCCACGGTTGGATGCGTTGACGATGCACGAGCATTTGAATCAGCAACCTCGCAAACCGTTGCCGGTGGGGCTGTGGTTGGTGCGTCAAGTCGCACAGGCGCTCGAGGCACTGCATGCAAGCGGTTGGGTCCACGGCGATGTGAAACCGATGAACGTGATGGTCGGCGCGACCGGCCACGTCACGCTGATCGACCTTGGCTTTGCCGAACGAGTGCACTGTTCGCCCAAACGATTGTTTCGCGGCACGCCTGAGTACGCGGCCCCCGAAACGATGTCTGACAAGATGGTGGCGCTTCCGGCGTCGGACATCTTCTCACTCGGACGCATCCTTTGGCAATGGCTAACGCGAGTCGAAGCGGCCAGCGACTTGTTGCTTTCGCCAGTCGCAGAACTGGTTGAAACCATGATCTCGCCGCGTCCAAACGATCGTCCCACCGCCGCCCACGTGACACGGCAACTATTGCGGCTCGAAATCGAGAGCCTTGGTTGCCACATCGAACCCGAGAAACGTCGCCGCGCCGCCTAA
- a CDS encoding ABC transporter ATP-binding protein, translating into MTLRASSIRCDQVSVQFDNGIRAVDEVHADFPAGKITTLIGPSGCGKTTLLRLIAGLQTPVSGKVQFVDSTAARRRGDVAFVFQQPSLLPWRDAIGNVLLPLELIARDTAAQRRSKAAAMLEMVGLGDALNRLPHQLSGGMKMRVSLARALVTEPSVLLMDEPFAALDDMLRNSLGQLLLKLWHDLSLTVVMVTHNIAESCLLSHQIQVMHRGKITQTIDNPLAWPRDPQLRRTAAFGEFYGTVSDALRGTA; encoded by the coding sequence TTGACCCTGCGTGCCTCTTCGATTCGATGTGACCAAGTCAGCGTCCAATTCGACAACGGCATTCGTGCCGTTGACGAGGTTCATGCCGATTTTCCCGCTGGCAAGATCACCACGTTGATCGGTCCGAGCGGTTGTGGGAAAACGACGCTGCTGCGGTTGATTGCAGGGCTGCAGACGCCGGTTTCCGGCAAAGTGCAATTTGTGGACAGCACGGCGGCGCGTCGTCGCGGCGATGTGGCGTTTGTGTTCCAGCAGCCCTCGCTATTGCCATGGCGAGACGCGATCGGCAATGTGCTGTTGCCGCTCGAGTTGATTGCTCGCGACACGGCCGCTCAGCGACGCAGCAAAGCGGCGGCGATGCTCGAGATGGTGGGTCTTGGCGACGCTCTAAATCGTCTTCCGCATCAATTGTCCGGAGGCATGAAGATGCGGGTCTCGTTAGCACGCGCCTTAGTGACCGAACCGAGTGTGTTGTTGATGGACGAACCGTTTGCTGCGCTGGATGACATGCTGCGGAACTCGCTCGGTCAATTGTTGCTGAAACTTTGGCACGATCTTTCGCTGACCGTCGTGATGGTGACACACAATATCGCCGAGTCATGTTTGTTGTCGCACCAAATCCAGGTCATGCACCGCGGCAAGATTACGCAAACAATCGACAACCCATTGGCGTGGCCGCGTGATCCGCAACTGCGTCGCACCGCCGCGTTTGGCGAGTTTTACGGTACCGTCAGTGATGCGCTGAGGGGGACGGCGTGA